The Candidatus Krumholzibacteriia bacterium region GCCAAGGGTCTCGCGGAGAAGGTCGTGGTGTGGCGGCACGCGTTTCGCAGCGCGCTGGGAACCCTCATTACGGTTGCGGGACTGAGCGCGCCATTCCTGGTGGGTGGTGCGGTGATCGTCGAAGCCGTGTTCGCATGGCCCGGCATGGGGTCGCTCATGGTGGAATCCATCTACGCGCGCGACTATCCCGTCGTGCTCGCCGTGAACCTGATCGGGGCGCTGGTGGTGATCGCGGGCAACCTGGTGGCGGACGTGGCCGCCGCCTGGGCCGACCCGCGCACCGTTGCGTCTGCGAGGACGGAATGACGGCGCCGGGGCGCAGGCGCGGCTGGCTGCGCTGGCTGCCGCTGGGGCCCGCGGGGCGGGGCGGCGCGCGCGCCGTCCCCGGGGTGGCGTTCTACGCCGTCGTGGCGCTGGCCTTCCTGCGCGCACCGGCCTGGCACGGCCTGTCCGCGCTGGACCGGTTCCTGACCGTGCTCCTGGCCGGCCTGCTGTACGCGTGCGCGGTTGCCGGGGGCAAGGCGCGCACCACGAAGTTGTATCAGCGCTTTTCGCGCAACGCCGTCGCGGTGGTGTCGCTGGCGCTGCTGCTGGCGATGGTGTGCGGCGCGGTTCTCGCACCGCTCGTGGCGGGGGCGGATCCGTCGGCGCTCACCGCCCCGTCGCTCACGCGCTACGCCGCGCCCGGCGTCGACCATCCCCTGGGCACGGACCGCTTCGGGCGCGACGTCTGGGCGCGCCTCGTCTACGGCGGCCGCGCCTCCTTCGGGGTGTGCGCGTTGTCCATCCTGCTCGCGGTACTCTTCGGAACCACCCTCGGCGCGCTGTCCGGAATGGCGCCGGCGCGAATCGACGACGCGCTGATGCGTTTCGTCGACGGCATGCTGTCATTCCCGCGCCTCCTGCTGCTGCTGGCCGCGGTGGCCTTCCTGCCCCCGGGGCCGGTTGCGCTCGCGTTGCTCATCGCCGGCACCGGCTGGATGGGAATTGCGCGCATCGTGCGCGGAGAAGTGCGGCGGCTGCGGGGACGCGAGTTCGTCGAGGCCGCAGTGGCCGCGGGCATCGGGCGCGGGCGCATCGTGGTGCGTCACATCCTTCCCAACGCCGCCGGTGCGGTGGTGGTGACCGCCACGCTGAGCGCGGGCACGGTGATTCTGCTCGAATCGTCGCTGTCCTTCCTGGGCCTCGGCATCCAGCCGCCCGCTCCCAGCTGGGGCTCGATGGTGTTCGAGGGACGCGACGCGCTGGCAACGGCCTGGTGGGTGAGCGCGTTTCCCGCCGTCGCCATTACGCTGGCGGTGGTGGCACTCAACCTGGTTGGAGACGGTATCCGCGACGCCCTCGACACGCGCGGCTGACTGGCACCACGAGGGACGGTCTCCGAGACGTCCTCGCGTGAACCGGAGAGGCGCTTCGGGGTTGCGAGGTGATGCTGCGGATTGTCTCGGAGACCGTCCCTCGTGGCCCCACCCGGGTTGGCGCTCTTTTTGCAGTGCCCGGACGGCAGGAAGGAATTGCCGATCCCAATGGTTCAGACGTACGATCCCCCAATGACGGACAAGACCGGCACGGACGCTGCGCAGGGTGTCGATACGCTGCTCGACGTGCGCGGCCTCTCGATCAGCTTCGACACGCCCGAGGGCCGCGCGCGCGCGGTCGACCGGGTGAGTTTTTCTCTGCGTCCCGGCGAGACGCTGGGGCTGGTGGGGGAGAGCGGTTGCGGCAAGACCGTCACCGCGCTGGCCCTGATGCGGCTGGTCCAGACCCCGCCGGGCCGGATCGACGAGGGACAGATCCTCTTCAAGGGCCGCGACCTGCTCAAGCTCCCCGAGCGCGACATGCAGAAGATCCGCGGCAACGAGATCTCCATGGTATTCCAGGAGCCGATGACCAGCCTCAACCCGGTGTTCACGTGCGGATACCAGGTGGAGGAGGCGGTGCTGCTGCACCAGAAGGTGGGCAAGCGCGAGGCCGCCGAGCGGACCCTGGAGATGCTCGCGCTGGTACGCATCCCGGACCCCAAGCGCGTGGCCAAGGCATACCCGCACCAGCTGTCGGGCGGCATGCGCCAGCGCGTGATGATTGCGATGGCCCTGTCGTGCAATCCGAGCCTGCTGGTGGCGGATGAACCCACCACCGCGCTCGACGTCACCATCCAGGCCCAGATCCTGGACCTGCTGCAGTTGCTGCAGGAGGAGATGGGCATGGCGGTGCTGATGATCACGCACGACCTCGGCGTCATTGCCGAGACGTGCCGGCGGGTGGTGGTGATGTACGCGGGCAAGGTGATGGAGATCGCAAGCGTCAACGACCTCTTCCACGATGCGCGCCACCCCTACACGCTGGGACTGCGCGAGTCCATCCCGCGCTTTGCGCGCAAGGGCGAACGCCTCAAGGTGATCCCGGGCAAGGTGCCGGACCCCCTGGATTTCCCGGCCGGGTGCCGCTTCTCGGATCGCTGCAAGTACGCGGAGTACCGCTGCGACAACGAGGAAATCGAACTGCGCGAAGTGAGGGACGAGCACTGGATCCGCTGCTGGAAGGACGTCGATCGTGGCTGACGCGCGCGTCGAGACCATGCCGGAATCCACCACACGGGCGCCGCGCGGCGACGTGCTGCTCGAGGTCAAGGATCTGTGCAAGCACTACCCGATTCGGCGCGGAATCCTTTCGCGCGTGGTGGGACAGGTGCGCGCGGTGGACGGTGTCACGTTCGACGTGTACCGCGGCGAGACGCTGGGACTGGTGGGCGAGAGCGGTTGCGGCAAGACCACGCTGGCGCGCGCCATACTCCGGCTCACGGAAGTGACCTCGGGGGAAATCCACTTCGACGGAATCAACATCCTCGCCACCAACGCCAACGAGATGCGCAAGCTGCGCAAGCGCATGCAGATCGTCTTTCAGGACCCCTACGGGTCCCTGAATCCGCGACTGACCGTCGGCAGCATGATTGCCGAGGCCATCAAGATTCACAAGCTCGCGAGCGGCGACGCGGTGCGCGATCGCGTCAGCGAGCTGCTGGACCGCGTGGGGATTCCGGCCGAGCACATGAACCGTTATCCGCACGAGTTCTCCGGCGGTCAGCGGCAGAGAATCGGCATCGCGCGCGCGCTGGCCGTCAACCCCGACCTGGTGATCGCGGACGAGCCGGTCAGCGCGCTGGACGTTTCCATCCAGGCGCAGATCATCAACCTGCTGAAGGATCTGCAGGAGGCGCTCGATCTCACCTACCTGTTCATCGCGCACGACCTGGGGGTGGTGGAGTACATCAGCGACCGGGTGGCGGTGATGTATCTGGGGCGCCTGGTGGAGCTGGCGCCCGCGCCGGAGCTCTACCGAGAGCCGAA contains the following coding sequences:
- a CDS encoding ABC transporter ATP-binding protein, translating into MTDKTGTDAAQGVDTLLDVRGLSISFDTPEGRARAVDRVSFSLRPGETLGLVGESGCGKTVTALALMRLVQTPPGRIDEGQILFKGRDLLKLPERDMQKIRGNEISMVFQEPMTSLNPVFTCGYQVEEAVLLHQKVGKREAAERTLEMLALVRIPDPKRVAKAYPHQLSGGMRQRVMIAMALSCNPSLLVADEPTTALDVTIQAQILDLLQLLQEEMGMAVLMITHDLGVIAETCRRVVVMYAGKVMEIASVNDLFHDARHPYTLGLRESIPRFARKGERLKVIPGKVPDPLDFPAGCRFSDRCKYAEYRCDNEEIELREVRDEHWIRCWKDVDRG
- a CDS encoding ABC transporter permease; translated protein: MTAPGRRRGWLRWLPLGPAGRGGARAVPGVAFYAVVALAFLRAPAWHGLSALDRFLTVLLAGLLYACAVAGGKARTTKLYQRFSRNAVAVVSLALLLAMVCGAVLAPLVAGADPSALTAPSLTRYAAPGVDHPLGTDRFGRDVWARLVYGGRASFGVCALSILLAVLFGTTLGALSGMAPARIDDALMRFVDGMLSFPRLLLLLAAVAFLPPGPVALALLIAGTGWMGIARIVRGEVRRLRGREFVEAAVAAGIGRGRIVVRHILPNAAGAVVVTATLSAGTVILLESSLSFLGLGIQPPAPSWGSMVFEGRDALATAWWVSAFPAVAITLAVVALNLVGDGIRDALDTRG
- a CDS encoding dipeptide ABC transporter ATP-binding protein, yielding MPESTTRAPRGDVLLEVKDLCKHYPIRRGILSRVVGQVRAVDGVTFDVYRGETLGLVGESGCGKTTLARAILRLTEVTSGEIHFDGINILATNANEMRKLRKRMQIVFQDPYGSLNPRLTVGSMIAEAIKIHKLASGDAVRDRVSELLDRVGIPAEHMNRYPHEFSGGQRQRIGIARALAVNPDLVIADEPVSALDVSIQAQIINLLKDLQEALDLTYLFIAHDLGVVEYISDRVAVMYLGRLVELAPAPELYREPKHPYTQALLSAVPSLEPGVRRNRILLPGDVPSPASAPRGCAFHTRCPHAMSVCREETPPVREIGPGHRTACWLYEK